One window from the genome of Natronomonas pharaonis DSM 2160 encodes:
- a CDS encoding CDC48 family AAA ATPase: MNEVQLEVAKAYPNDSGRGIARLDPDTLLHLKLSPGDIIEIEGAETTAAKVWRADRQDWNTDTVRIDGFTRQNADVGIGERVTIRKADATKADKLVLAPPEDASVQFGSDAAGMVKRQILKRPVVERDIVPVMSSTNHPFMRSPGQAIPLIAVETDPDGVCLITEDTEVELREEPISGFEKTGGGITYEDIGGLQNEIQRVREMVELPMKHPQIFKKLGIEPPQGVLLHGPPGTGKTLLAKAVANETSASFFSIAGPEIISKYYGESEQQLREIFEDATEESPSIIFIDELDSIAPKREDVTGEVERRVVAQLLTMMDGLESRGQVIVIAATNRVDSVDPALRRPGRFDREIEIGVPDETGRKEILQIHTRGMPLADDVDLDKMADETHGFVGADIESLTKEAAMKALRRYLPEIDLDEEDIPPSLIDRMIIKRQDFRGALNEVDPSAMREVLVELPKVSWDDVGGLTEAKEQVQESVEWPMNAGEKFSRMGIEPPSGVLLYGPPGTGKTLMAKAVANETNANFISVRGPQLLSKWVGESEKAIRQTFRKARQVSPTIIFFDELDSLAPGRGGEVGSNVSERVVNQLLTELDGLEEMDDVMVIGATNRPDMIDPALIRSGRFDRLVMVGEPDLDGREKILRIHTGDTPLAPDVSLRELAEMTDGYVGSDLESITREAAIEALREDDDAEAVEMRHFREAVESVRPTITDDIRNYYEQIEEEFRGGTPDGRRQSGGRIGFQ; the protein is encoded by the coding sequence ATGAACGAGGTCCAACTCGAAGTCGCAAAAGCGTACCCGAACGATTCGGGACGGGGCATCGCCCGCCTCGACCCCGATACGCTTTTGCATCTCAAACTGTCGCCCGGGGATATCATCGAAATCGAGGGCGCGGAGACGACCGCGGCGAAGGTCTGGCGGGCTGACCGGCAGGACTGGAACACCGACACGGTCCGCATTGACGGCTTCACCCGTCAGAACGCCGATGTCGGTATCGGCGAGCGGGTGACGATTCGGAAGGCCGATGCGACCAAGGCCGACAAGCTCGTGCTCGCGCCGCCGGAGGACGCCTCCGTCCAGTTCGGCAGCGACGCTGCCGGGATGGTCAAACGGCAGATTCTCAAGCGGCCGGTCGTCGAACGCGACATCGTGCCCGTGATGAGTTCGACCAACCACCCGTTCATGCGGTCGCCGGGGCAGGCGATTCCGCTCATCGCCGTCGAAACCGACCCCGACGGCGTCTGCCTCATCACCGAAGACACCGAGGTCGAACTCCGCGAGGAGCCGATTTCCGGCTTCGAAAAGACCGGCGGTGGCATCACCTACGAGGACATCGGCGGCCTGCAAAACGAGATTCAGCGCGTCCGCGAGATGGTCGAGCTGCCGATGAAGCACCCCCAGATATTCAAGAAGCTCGGCATCGAGCCGCCGCAGGGGGTGCTGTTGCACGGCCCGCCCGGAACCGGGAAGACGCTGCTGGCGAAGGCCGTCGCCAACGAAACCTCGGCCAGCTTCTTCTCGATTGCCGGCCCAGAGATTATCTCGAAGTACTACGGCGAATCCGAACAGCAGCTCCGGGAGATATTCGAGGACGCTACCGAGGAGTCGCCGTCTATCATCTTCATCGACGAACTCGACTCCATCGCCCCCAAACGGGAGGACGTCACCGGCGAGGTCGAACGTCGTGTTGTCGCCCAACTGCTGACGATGATGGACGGCCTCGAATCCCGCGGGCAGGTCATCGTCATCGCGGCGACGAACCGCGTCGACTCCGTCGACCCGGCGCTCCGTCGCCCCGGGCGCTTCGACCGTGAAATCGAAATCGGCGTCCCCGACGAGACCGGCCGGAAGGAGATTCTCCAGATTCACACCCGTGGGATGCCGCTTGCCGACGACGTCGACCTCGACAAGATGGCCGACGAAACCCACGGCTTCGTCGGCGCGGACATCGAGAGCCTGACGAAGGAGGCCGCGATGAAGGCGCTCCGGCGGTACCTCCCGGAAATCGACCTCGACGAGGAGGACATCCCGCCGAGCCTCATCGACCGGATGATAATCAAGCGCCAGGACTTCCGCGGCGCGCTCAACGAGGTCGACCCCTCCGCGATGCGGGAGGTGCTGGTCGAGCTGCCGAAAGTCTCTTGGGACGACGTGGGTGGCCTGACAGAAGCCAAAGAGCAGGTCCAAGAGTCCGTCGAATGGCCGATGAACGCCGGCGAGAAGTTCTCGCGGATGGGCATCGAGCCGCCGTCGGGGGTGCTGTTGTACGGCCCACCCGGCACCGGGAAGACCCTGATGGCGAAGGCCGTCGCCAACGAGACGAACGCCAACTTCATCTCGGTTCGGGGGCCACAGCTGCTCTCGAAGTGGGTCGGCGAAAGCGAAAAGGCCATCCGCCAGACCTTCCGGAAGGCCCGGCAGGTCTCGCCGACGATTATCTTCTTCGACGAACTGGACTCGCTTGCGCCCGGTCGGGGCGGCGAGGTCGGCTCGAACGTCTCCGAGCGCGTGGTCAACCAACTGTTGACCGAACTCGACGGCCTCGAAGAGATGGACGACGTGATGGTCATCGGCGCGACGAACCGACCGGACATGATAGACCCGGCGCTCATCCGTAGCGGCCGCTTCGACCGCCTCGTGATGGTCGGCGAGCCGGACCTCGACGGCCGGGAGAAAATCCTCCGCATCCACACCGGTGATACGCCGCTTGCGCCGGATGTGAGCCTCCGGGAGCTGGCCGAAATGACCGACGGCTACGTCGGCTCCGACCTGGAGTCGATTACCCGCGAGGCCGCTATCGAGGCGCTCCGCGAAGACGACGACGCCGAAGCAGTCGAGATGCGTCACTTCCGGGAGGCGGTCGAGTCGGTCCGACCGACAATCACCGACGACATCCGCAACTACTACGAGCAAATCGAAGAGGAGTTCCGCGGCGGCACCCCCGACGGCAGACGCCAGAGCGGCGGCCGAATCGGCTTCCAGTAA
- a CDS encoding DMT family transporter: protein MRPLRNLGLFFLLAALWGFSFPAISAGLEALPPLLFAALRYDVGGVVLLAFLAARGADWRPRTGEDALAILIAGAFLIAGNSLLFVGQQTVPSGVAAIIYALIPVLTTALAAVLLPAEPLSARRIVGVALGLVGVAVIARPDPEGLLSAQLVGVAFVVAAALSVALGSVLLRRRTPTVGVAPMTAWAMVVGGLLLHAGSFVAGERLAHATPSAVAVVSVVYLAVFASAVGYVVYFTLLERFGPLEINLVSYVVPVVATLGGIALLGETLTAGMVAGFVLIASGFVVIKARTIADELGR from the coding sequence ATGAGACCGCTCCGGAACCTCGGGTTGTTCTTTTTGCTTGCGGCGCTGTGGGGGTTTTCGTTCCCCGCTATCAGCGCTGGGCTCGAAGCACTGCCGCCGCTGCTGTTTGCGGCGCTGCGATACGATGTCGGCGGCGTCGTCTTGCTCGCGTTCCTCGCCGCCCGCGGCGCAGATTGGCGTCCTCGAACCGGCGAAGACGCCCTTGCCATCCTGATTGCCGGTGCGTTCCTGATTGCCGGCAACAGCCTGCTCTTTGTCGGCCAACAGACCGTCCCCAGCGGCGTCGCCGCCATCATCTATGCACTCATTCCGGTGTTGACGACCGCGCTGGCGGCCGTCCTGCTGCCGGCTGAACCGCTGTCGGCGCGGCGTATCGTCGGCGTCGCCCTCGGTCTCGTTGGTGTCGCCGTCATCGCACGCCCCGACCCGGAGGGACTCCTTTCGGCACAGCTTGTCGGCGTTGCCTTCGTCGTCGCGGCGGCGCTCAGCGTTGCGCTCGGCAGCGTTCTCCTCCGTCGTCGCACGCCGACGGTCGGCGTCGCGCCGATGACCGCATGGGCGATGGTCGTCGGAGGGCTCTTGCTCCACGCCGGGAGCTTCGTCGCCGGCGAGCGGCTGGCGCATGCGACACCGTCGGCGGTCGCCGTCGTGTCAGTTGTCTATTTAGCAGTGTTTGCCAGCGCTGTCGGCTACGTCGTCTACTTCACGCTCTTAGAGCGGTTCGGACCGCTGGAAATCAACCTCGTTTCCTACGTCGTGCCGGTGGTTGCGACGCTCGGCGGCATCGCACTGCTCGGAGAAACGCTCACTGCCGGAATGGTCGCCGGCTTCGTCCTCATCGCCAGCGGCTTCGTCGTCATCAAGGCGCGGACGATAGCCGACGAACTCGGGCGGTGA
- a CDS encoding M24 family metallopeptidase: MNPDLSKLDAYIEEADVDGYLIEADGETSDQRYLSGFTAPDPFVTLYTGETHLLVSALEYGRAQRTARADSVARHTEYDHRENIAEYGPTTGKHRTLAAFLDAHGVESVAVPEACPAGTADGLREQGVVVDVDYDGVVQSIRATKTDAEIDNIRAAQRANEAAMARAESLLEAAAAEDGTLLYDGEPLTSERVKREIEIELLRQDCALDETIVACGRDAADPHDRGSGPLEAGEPIIVDIFPRSKETGYHADMTRTFCVGEPDETVEEWYDLTHEAQQAALDAIEAGASGSEVHAAVCEVYEAAGEPTLRSDPETETGFIHTTGHGVGLDVHESPRVSEQDAELKPGHIITVEPGLYDPTVGGVRIEDLVVVTEDGYENLTDYEKQLVVGDDA; the protein is encoded by the coding sequence ATGAACCCCGACCTTTCGAAGCTGGATGCCTACATCGAGGAGGCCGACGTCGACGGCTACCTGATCGAGGCTGACGGCGAGACGTCCGACCAGCGGTATCTCTCCGGCTTCACCGCGCCGGACCCGTTCGTGACGCTGTACACCGGTGAGACGCATCTCCTTGTCTCGGCGCTGGAGTACGGACGCGCTCAACGAACTGCCCGTGCTGATTCCGTCGCCCGCCACACGGAGTACGACCACCGCGAGAACATCGCCGAGTACGGCCCGACAACCGGTAAGCACCGGACGCTGGCGGCGTTTCTCGATGCCCACGGCGTCGAATCGGTAGCGGTACCGGAAGCGTGCCCGGCCGGCACCGCTGACGGGCTCCGTGAACAGGGTGTTGTCGTCGATGTCGACTACGACGGCGTTGTCCAGTCCATCCGTGCGACGAAGACGGACGCCGAAATCGACAACATCCGTGCCGCGCAGCGAGCCAACGAGGCGGCGATGGCCCGCGCTGAATCGTTGCTCGAAGCCGCGGCCGCCGAGGACGGAACGCTCCTCTACGACGGCGAGCCGCTCACGTCCGAACGCGTCAAACGGGAAATCGAAATCGAGCTGCTGCGGCAGGACTGCGCCCTCGATGAAACCATCGTCGCCTGCGGTCGCGATGCCGCCGACCCCCACGACCGCGGCTCCGGCCCGCTCGAAGCCGGCGAGCCGATAATCGTCGACATCTTCCCGCGCTCGAAGGAGACAGGCTACCACGCCGACATGACCCGGACGTTCTGCGTCGGCGAGCCGGACGAGACGGTCGAAGAATGGTACGACCTCACCCACGAGGCCCAGCAGGCGGCTCTCGATGCCATCGAAGCCGGCGCTTCGGGCAGCGAGGTCCATGCCGCCGTCTGTGAGGTGTATGAGGCAGCCGGCGAGCCGACGCTGCGGTCCGACCCCGAAACCGAGACCGGATTCATCCACACGACCGGCCACGGCGTCGGCCTCGACGTTCACGAGTCGCCCCGCGTCTCCGAGCAGGACGCCGAACTGAAGCCCGGCCATATCATCACCGTCGAGCCGGGGCTGTACGACCCGACGGTTGGCGGCGTCCGCATCGAAGACCTCGTCGTTGTCACCGAGGACGGCTACGAGAACCTCACCGACTACGAAAAGCAACTCGTCGTCGGCGACGACGCGTAG
- the aroA gene encoding 3-phosphoshikimate 1-carboxyvinyltransferase has protein sequence MDAHITPSTVNGTVRAPPSKSYTHRAILAAGYGDGATVKNPLFSADTRATARAVEAYGGTTEQADDDLEVTGFDGTPGTPKDVINCANSGTTMRLTTATGALVDGLAVLTGDESLRSRPQGPLLDALDQLGARAESTRENGQAPLVVGGDIDGGELAIRGDVSSQYITGLLMAGAVTESGIDIELTTALKSAPYVDITLEVLADFGVDAEVIGGDDSEVRSAGADGFRVDGGQSYAPTDGTYHVPGDFSSMSYLLAAGALAADEEVVVAGAHPSAQGDAAIVSILESMGADIEWNRDDGRITVRQSSLSGVEVGVADTPDLLPTIAVLGAAADGETRITDCEHVRLKETDRVAAMATELERLGVETDEYEDELVVYGGGIDGGTVAGHDDHRIVMSLAVAGLVADGEVTIKNADHVDVSFPSFFETLADLGVGVETGA, from the coding sequence ATGGACGCCCACATTACGCCATCTACCGTCAACGGGACGGTCCGTGCGCCGCCGTCAAAGAGCTACACCCACCGCGCGATTCTCGCGGCCGGATACGGCGACGGCGCGACAGTCAAGAACCCGCTTTTCAGTGCTGACACCCGTGCCACCGCGCGTGCTGTCGAGGCCTACGGCGGCACGACCGAGCAAGCAGATGACGACCTCGAAGTCACCGGCTTCGACGGCACTCCGGGGACGCCGAAGGATGTCATCAACTGCGCCAACAGCGGAACGACGATGCGCCTGACGACCGCCACCGGCGCACTCGTCGACGGACTAGCGGTGCTGACCGGTGACGAATCGCTGCGGTCGCGGCCGCAAGGACCACTGCTTGATGCGCTCGACCAGCTCGGTGCCCGCGCGGAATCGACCCGCGAGAACGGACAGGCACCGCTTGTCGTCGGCGGCGACATCGACGGCGGCGAGCTTGCCATCCGTGGCGATGTCTCCTCACAATACATCACCGGCCTCCTGATGGCCGGAGCAGTCACCGAATCGGGAATCGATATCGAACTGACGACGGCGCTCAAGTCCGCACCGTACGTCGACATCACGCTGGAGGTACTGGCGGATTTCGGGGTTGACGCCGAAGTCATCGGTGGCGACGACTCCGAGGTGCGGTCGGCGGGAGCCGACGGCTTCCGTGTCGACGGCGGACAGAGCTACGCGCCGACCGACGGGACCTACCACGTCCCGGGCGATTTCTCGTCGATGTCGTATCTGCTCGCCGCGGGGGCGCTCGCCGCAGACGAGGAGGTCGTCGTTGCGGGCGCTCATCCGAGCGCACAGGGCGACGCCGCAATCGTGTCCATACTCGAATCGATGGGCGCTGACATCGAATGGAACCGCGACGATGGCCGTATTACTGTCCGCCAGTCGTCGCTTTCCGGTGTCGAGGTCGGTGTCGCCGACACACCCGACCTGCTGCCGACGATTGCCGTCCTCGGGGCGGCCGCCGACGGCGAGACGCGAATCACCGACTGCGAGCACGTCCGGCTCAAAGAAACCGACCGCGTGGCTGCGATGGCGACAGAACTGGAGCGCCTCGGCGTCGAGACAGACGAATACGAGGACGAACTCGTCGTCTACGGCGGCGGCATCGACGGCGGTACCGTCGCCGGCCACGACGACCACCGCATCGTCATGTCGCTTGCGGTCGCCGGGCTGGTCGCCGACGGCGAGGTGACAATCAAAAACGCCGACCACGTCGATGTCTCCTTCCCGTCGTTTTTCGAGACGCTCGCCGACCTAGGTGTCGGCGTAGAAACTGGAGCCTGA
- a CDS encoding guanosine monophosphate reductase produces MPERTGLSYDDVLLVPQRSPVDSRDNVELTTTLADGLTLSLPVTTAAMDTVTEAEMARAVGEAGGLGVLHRFLPAEEQAAMVASVADDGVPVAAAVGIAEPHTERAAALVEAGVDMLVVDVAHGHMERTLDVTAELASAFPETALCAGNVATPDGVADLAEAGADCVKVGVGPGSHCTTREVTGFGVPQFTAVDRCADAASAADVTVIADGGIQSSGDAVKSLLAGADAVMMGGYFAGCDESPGETVEIDGQTYKRSRGMSTAAAAEDREDKDVDVVADEGVEAVTEYVGPVNERLDEFAAGIRSGLSYAGAHDLETARENAAFMEVTPTTDARNAAHGVARKRR; encoded by the coding sequence ATGCCCGAACGAACTGGACTCTCCTACGACGACGTGCTGCTCGTCCCGCAACGGTCGCCGGTCGACAGCCGCGATAACGTCGAGCTAACGACGACGCTTGCCGACGGGCTCACGCTGTCGCTACCGGTAACGACCGCTGCGATGGATACCGTCACCGAAGCCGAGATGGCGCGGGCCGTCGGCGAGGCCGGCGGGCTCGGCGTCCTCCACCGCTTCCTGCCGGCCGAAGAGCAGGCAGCGATGGTCGCGTCGGTCGCAGACGACGGCGTCCCGGTCGCGGCGGCGGTCGGTATCGCCGAACCGCACACCGAACGCGCGGCAGCACTCGTCGAGGCCGGCGTCGACATGCTCGTCGTCGATGTCGCTCACGGGCACATGGAACGGACGCTCGATGTGACCGCCGAACTGGCATCGGCGTTCCCGGAGACGGCACTCTGTGCGGGCAACGTCGCCACCCCGGACGGTGTCGCGGACCTCGCCGAGGCAGGCGCTGACTGCGTCAAGGTCGGTGTCGGCCCCGGCTCCCACTGTACGACGCGTGAGGTAACCGGATTCGGCGTGCCACAGTTCACCGCCGTCGACCGATGTGCCGACGCTGCGTCGGCGGCCGATGTCACCGTCATCGCCGACGGCGGCATTCAGTCATCCGGCGATGCGGTCAAGTCGCTTTTGGCAGGGGCCGATGCCGTGATGATGGGTGGCTACTTCGCCGGCTGTGACGAATCGCCCGGCGAAACCGTCGAAATAGACGGCCAGACCTACAAGCGCTCGCGGGGAATGTCGACCGCCGCGGCGGCTGAGGACCGCGAGGACAAGGACGTCGATGTCGTCGCCGACGAGGGCGTCGAGGCCGTCACCGAGTACGTCGGACCAGTCAACGAACGCCTCGACGAGTTCGCTGCCGGTATCCGTTCGGGGCTTTCCTACGCCGGCGCACACGACCTCGAAACCGCCCGCGAGAACGCGGCGTTCATGGAAGTTACGCCGACGACTGACGCGCGCAACGCTGCCCACGGGGTTGCCCGCAAGCGGCGGTGA
- the aroC gene encoding chorismate synthase, with translation MNGNSFGRLFQVTTYGESHGDAMGVTVSGCPAGVELDEEAIQYELDRRKPGQSKITTSRGEPDEVTINSGTLEGYTTGTPIGMVIQNKDARSGKYEPFITAPRPSHGDFTYSAKFGTRNWGGGGRSSARETVNWVAAGAVAKQVLEQSEHDVEIKAHVNQIGDIEAPPVSFEEMVEHSEENEVRCGHPETAARMRERIDEYQEAGDSIGGAIEFEVRGVPRGLGAPRFDSFEARLGKAMLSVPATTAFELGLGREAREYTGSERNDEWAFDEGDRPEAVSDEGDPVPVENDHGGLQGGITTGLPIYGEVTLHAPTSIPKGQQTADWETDEIVDDAQVIGRHDPVLPPRGVPVVEAMLYLTVLDFMLLGGRINPDRIDDSPGEYDTDYHPSSPRNE, from the coding sequence ATGAACGGAAACAGCTTCGGGCGGCTCTTTCAGGTGACGACCTACGGCGAGAGCCACGGCGACGCGATGGGCGTCACCGTCTCGGGCTGTCCGGCCGGCGTCGAACTCGACGAAGAAGCCATCCAGTACGAACTCGACCGCCGCAAACCGGGGCAATCGAAGATTACGACCTCTCGCGGCGAACCCGACGAGGTGACGATAAACTCCGGGACGCTGGAGGGATATACGACCGGCACGCCGATCGGTATGGTGATTCAGAACAAGGACGCCCGCTCGGGCAAATACGAGCCGTTCATCACCGCGCCGCGGCCGAGCCACGGTGATTTCACCTACTCGGCGAAGTTCGGGACGCGGAACTGGGGCGGCGGCGGCCGGTCGTCGGCCCGCGAGACAGTCAACTGGGTCGCGGCTGGCGCGGTCGCAAAGCAGGTCCTCGAACAGTCCGAGCACGATGTCGAAATCAAGGCCCACGTCAACCAGATCGGCGACATCGAGGCCCCGCCGGTCTCCTTCGAGGAGATGGTCGAGCACAGCGAGGAAAACGAGGTCCGGTGTGGCCACCCTGAAACCGCAGCGCGGATGCGGGAGCGCATCGACGAGTACCAAGAGGCAGGTGATTCAATCGGCGGCGCAATCGAGTTCGAGGTTCGCGGCGTCCCCCGCGGGCTGGGCGCGCCGCGCTTCGATTCCTTCGAGGCTCGCCTCGGAAAGGCGATGCTCTCGGTTCCGGCAACCACGGCCTTCGAGCTCGGTCTCGGGCGAGAGGCGCGGGAGTACACCGGCTCCGAGCGCAACGACGAGTGGGCCTTCGACGAGGGTGACCGCCCCGAGGCGGTCAGCGACGAGGGGGACCCGGTTCCCGTCGAGAACGACCACGGCGGGCTTCAGGGCGGCATTACGACCGGCCTCCCGATATACGGCGAAGTGACGCTGCACGCGCCGACATCGATTCCGAAAGGCCAGCAAACCGCCGACTGGGAGACAGACGAGATTGTCGACGACGCCCAGGTCATCGGCCGACACGACCCCGTGCTGCCGCCGCGCGGCGTCCCGGTCGTCGAAGCGATGCTGTACCTGACGGTGCTTGATTTCATGCTTCTCGGCGGGCGCATCAACCCTGACCGAATCGACGACAGCCCCGGCGAGTACGACACCGACTACCACCCATCGAGCCCGCGAAACGAGTAG
- a CDS encoding zinc ribbon domain-containing protein, which translates to MQQCSNCGESVDADDTFCPNCGAQFQSAAPDSSLQSSSVETSPDADAAGASSDDWTLTHYAGIALSLAAAGGIVALATMDVFQRFDPGAVEWLFLLLWFGAASGIVLRDSRGIGLAAVIFAAGGVVSGLGFVQRLLWEVAPELATELFNTTVPAPDPVMGIHNLLLGVLWSPTGGGSTVSTVLLDIEIATHLFGVLVCFIVATVLWRNRSALATSAP; encoded by the coding sequence ATGCAACAATGTAGCAACTGCGGTGAATCGGTCGACGCGGATGACACGTTCTGTCCGAACTGCGGGGCCCAATTCCAGTCGGCAGCCCCTGACAGCAGCCTGCAGTCCTCATCGGTTGAGACATCTCCTGACGCCGACGCCGCTGGAGCCTCCAGCGATGATTGGACGCTGACACACTACGCTGGTATCGCACTAAGCCTCGCTGCGGCCGGCGGTATCGTGGCGCTCGCGACGATGGACGTATTCCAGCGGTTCGACCCCGGTGCAGTTGAGTGGCTATTCTTGCTCCTGTGGTTCGGTGCCGCCAGCGGAATTGTGCTCCGTGACAGCCGCGGAATCGGCCTTGCGGCGGTGATATTCGCTGCCGGCGGCGTTGTCAGTGGGCTTGGCTTTGTACAGCGGCTTCTTTGGGAGGTTGCCCCCGAGCTTGCAACCGAGCTATTTAATACGACCGTTCCGGCACCCGACCCGGTGATGGGGATACACAACCTGCTCCTCGGTGTTCTGTGGTCTCCGACGGGTGGTGGTAGCACGGTCTCTACAGTACTGTTAGACATAGAGATAGCAACGCATCTGTTCGGTGTTCTTGTCTGTTTCATCGTCGCCACCGTGTTGTGGCGAAACCGTTCTGCCCTCGCAACGAGCGCTCCGTGA
- a CDS encoding glycosyltransferase family protein, whose translation MTTVAVLCDPPQPGAVLPELVEGTPVSPEDAADLYTALLCDTVEAVDGSGGELLVNYRPAEAVGVDGDAEAIIREAIADVVDTDDARFEVQVGETFAGRVGNTATHLLETEELSSVGIIRPEVATFARTDIDSAAMKLRSCDVVIGPSTGGRVHYAAFGEPIDFTDCYAAPAVETLTNRCLDAGHDVEFLETKQSVRTPQELADAIVSVRAHDTAGELVPRHFAAWIDGMPYEVVTDDDGLSLV comes from the coding sequence ATGACAACCGTCGCAGTGCTCTGTGACCCGCCGCAGCCTGGGGCTGTCCTTCCGGAACTCGTTGAGGGGACGCCCGTGTCGCCGGAGGATGCCGCCGACCTCTATACCGCCCTGTTGTGTGATACCGTCGAAGCCGTCGACGGAAGCGGCGGCGAACTCCTCGTCAACTATCGGCCGGCCGAGGCGGTCGGCGTCGACGGCGACGCGGAAGCTATCATCCGGGAAGCAATCGCCGATGTCGTCGACACGGACGACGCCCGATTCGAGGTACAGGTCGGAGAGACGTTTGCCGGCCGGGTCGGGAACACGGCGACGCACCTCCTTGAAACAGAAGAACTCAGCTCGGTCGGTATCATCCGCCCGGAAGTCGCCACGTTCGCCCGAACGGACATCGACAGCGCGGCGATGAAGCTCCGAAGCTGTGATGTCGTCATCGGACCGTCGACCGGCGGTCGTGTCCACTACGCGGCCTTCGGCGAGCCCATCGACTTCACCGATTGCTATGCCGCGCCCGCAGTCGAGACGCTGACAAACCGGTGTCTCGATGCCGGCCACGATGTCGAGTTTCTCGAAACCAAGCAGTCCGTCCGAACACCACAGGAACTCGCCGACGCGATTGTCTCCGTTCGCGCCCACGACACCGCGGGCGAGCTCGTCCCGCGACACTTCGCCGCGTGGATCGACGGGATGCCATACGAGGTGGTCACCGACGACGACGGGCTCAGTTTGGTCTGA
- a CDS encoding FKBP-type peptidyl-prolyl cis-trans isomerase, giving the protein MSDESEAVEETDAAESEEADADTQDVDGLQDGDFIRIDYTARTVEEDQLVDTTDEDVAEEEGVADQGEFEPRVIVLGEGHLFPDVEDDIRGKEVGDEGSVVVESEEAFGEYDEEEVRTVSADKIDEDDRYPGARIQIDGQQGVLETIIGGRARVDFNHPLAGEDIEYNYEVLETVEGDLEQAEGLLGMFLDLDLDMWVETDEVEETRVEEPDEDDEDAEPETVTETVEKRTLYVESTPQLSMNQQWMMQKQQIAQQVIDLTDIDRILIQEILDGGGMGMGMGGMMGGMGGAGGEDVDLEEALEEADIDADEIADELE; this is encoded by the coding sequence ATGAGTGACGAATCCGAGGCGGTCGAAGAGACCGACGCGGCCGAAAGCGAAGAAGCCGACGCCGACACGCAGGACGTTGACGGACTGCAGGACGGCGACTTCATCCGCATCGACTACACCGCCCGCACCGTCGAGGAAGACCAGCTCGTCGACACGACCGACGAAGACGTTGCCGAAGAGGAAGGCGTCGCCGACCAAGGCGAGTTCGAGCCCCGCGTCATCGTGCTCGGCGAGGGCCACCTCTTCCCGGATGTTGAAGACGATATCCGTGGCAAGGAGGTCGGTGACGAAGGCTCCGTCGTCGTCGAGTCCGAGGAGGCCTTCGGCGAATACGACGAGGAGGAAGTCCGCACCGTCTCCGCGGACAAAATCGACGAGGACGACCGCTATCCCGGTGCCCGAATCCAGATTGACGGCCAGCAGGGCGTTCTCGAAACCATCATCGGCGGCCGCGCCCGAGTAGACTTCAACCACCCGCTCGCCGGCGAGGACATCGAATACAACTACGAAGTCCTCGAAACTGTCGAGGGCGACCTCGAACAGGCCGAAGGTCTGCTCGGTATGTTTCTCGACCTCGACCTCGACATGTGGGTCGAAACCGACGAAGTCGAAGAAACCCGCGTCGAGGAGCCTGACGAAGACGACGAGGACGCCGAGCCCGAAACGGTCACTGAGACGGTCGAAAAACGGACCCTCTACGTCGAATCGACGCCGCAGCTGTCGATGAACCAGCAGTGGATGATGCAGAAACAGCAGATCGCACAGCAGGTCATCGACCTCACCGACATCGACCGCATCCTCATCCAGGAAATCCTCGACGGCGGCGGCATGGGGATGGGCATGGGCGGCATGATGGGTGGCATGGGCGGTGCTGGCGGCGAAGACGTCGACCTCGAAGAGGCGCTCGAAGAGGCCGACATCGACGCCGACGAAATCGCCGACGAACTCGAATAA